The nucleotide sequence TGTTCGCGTGACAGGGGTAGTGAAAGCAGCACTGGCCCATCGTCCACCGACCTCCCGATCATGGTTTCCATCCGTCTCACGTATCGGCGCCGTCCGGCGCCTGCCCGACATCTGCCGCGCGCGTCGCGCCCGGCCGCATCCGCCGCATCCGCCGCATCGGCCGCCCCCGGTCGCCTCGCGCGCCGGCTGGCCGGCGCCGTCCTGGTGTCGGCGCTGCTGCCGCTGCCGGCGCTGGCCGACACCGACACCGATGCGGCGCCGGCCGTGCAGCGCGCGGCGCGCCGTGCGTTCGACATTCCGGCCGGGCCGCTCGAAGCGGCGCTGAACCGGTTCGGCCGCGACGCGGGCATCCTGCTCGCGTTTCCGGCCGAGCTGACCGCCGGCCTGACGAGCGGCGGCGTGCAGGGGCGCTTCGACGTCGACGGCGCGCTCGACCGCCTGCTCGCGGGCACCGGGCTCGTCGCGTTGCGGCAATCGGGTGGCGGTTACACGCTCAAGCGCGCGGACGGTTCGGTCGCACGGCCCGCGGCGGCCGGCGTCGCGGCGGGCGCCGAGTTGCCCGCGATCAATGTGCGCACCCGCGCGCTGCGCGCCGAAAGCTATCGCGCGCCGAAGGAGGCGGGCGTGCTGCGTTCCGAGATCCCGCTGCTCGACACCGCGCAGGCCGTCAACATCGTGCCCGCGCAGGTGCTGCGCGACCAGCGGCCGCGCAACCTGGACGACGCGCTCGGCAATGTCAGCGGCATCACGCAGGGCAACACGCTCGCAGGCACGCAGGACACGATCATGAAGCGCGGCTTCGGCGGCAACCGCGACGGATCGGTCATGCAGAACGGGATGCCGCTCGTGCAGGGGCGCGCGTTCAACGCGGCGGTCGACAGCGTCGAGGTGCTGAAGGGGCCGACGTCGCTGCTGTACGGGCTGATGGACCCGGGCGGCGTGGTCAACGTCGTCACCAAGCAGCCGCAGCTCAAGCGCTACAACGCGATCTCGCTCGGCGCGTCGACGTTCGGGCACGGCAAGAACGGCGGCAGCGCGACCTTCGATTCGACCGGGCCGGTCGGCGATTCGCGGCTCGCGTACCGGCTGATCGTCGACCAGTCGAACGAGCAGTACTGGCGCAACTTCGGCGAATACCGGCAGACCTTCGTCGCGCCGTCGCTCGCGTGGTACGGCCGCGATACGCAGGTCGCGGTGTCCTACCAGTACCGGAAATTCCATTCGCCGTTCGATCGCGGCACCGCGCTCGACCCGCGCACCAACGCGCCGCTCGACATTCCCGCGCGGCGGCGCATCGACGAGCCGTTCAACAACATGGACGGCGAATCGCACCTCGCGCAGGTGAGCGTCGATCACCAGTTCAACGCGGACTGGAGCGCGCATTTCGGCTACAGCTACAACCGCGAGACCTACGACGCGAACCAGTTGCGCACGACCGGTGTCGATCCGGTGAAGGGCACGATGACGCGCAGCAATGACGCGACGCACGGCTCGCTCAGCACCGACAGCTACGGGATCGGCTACGTGAACGGCAAGCTGATGCTGGGCGGGATGCGGCACGACGTGCAGGTCGGCTTCGATACCGAATACCGCCGCATCTACCGCAAGGACATGCTGCGGCAGGCCGTGAAGACGCCGTTCAGCTATCTCAACCCCGTCTATGGGCTGCTGCCGCCGTCGAGCACGGTATCGGCGAGCGACAGCGACCAGACCGACACGCTGCACGATGCGTCGGCGTTCGTGCAGGACACGATCCACCTGACCGACAAGTGGATCGTGTCGGGCGGGTTGCGCTACATCACGTACAACCAGGTCGCGGGGCGCGGGCGGCCGTTCGTCGCGAACACCGATCTCAGCGGCTCGAAGTGGCTGCCGCGCGCGGGTGTCGTCTACAAGTGGACCGACACGTTCTCGCTGTACGGCAGCTATTCGCAATCGCTGAAGCCGTCGTCGTCGATCGCGCCGATGACGGGCTACATCATCGACGGTGCGACGCCGCCCGAGGAAGCGACCGCGTGGGAAGTGGGCGGCAAGCTCGACCTGCCGGGCGGCATGACGGGCACGCTCGCGCTCTTCAATATCGACAAGAAGAACGTGCTCGTGTCGCAGTACAACGACGCAACCAAGCTGACCGACTGGCGCACGTCGGGCAAGGCGCGCTCGCGCGGGATCGAGCTCGACGTGTCGGGCAAGATCGGCGAGCGCGTGAACGTGATCGCGAGCTACGCGTACATCGACGCGAAGACGACCGAGGATCCGCTGTACGCGGGCAACCAGCTGTGGAACGTCGCGCGTCACACCGCGTCGCTCGCGGCCGTCTACGACTTCGGCACGGTGGCCGGCGGCGACGACCTGCGCATCGGCGCGGACATGCGCTACGTCGGCGCGCGGCCCGGCGATTCGGCGAACAGCTTCACGCTGCCGTCGTACGTGCTCGCCGACGCATTCGCCACGTACGACACGCGGATCGGCAAGCAGAAGCTGTCGTTCCAGCTCAACGTGAAGAACCTCTTCAATCGCACGTACTACCCGTCGAGCGCGAACCGTTACTTCGTCGCGATCGGCGATGCGCGACAGGTGTCGCTGCTCACCACGCTGCAATTCTGACCATGCAATCGCCGCGCGGCCGTCACGGCGGCGCGCGGCTTCGGAGAAGATCCAGATGAACCGGAACATGAAGACCGGCGCCGTGCGCGCCGTGGCCGCGAGCGCTCGGCGCCGCGCAATGCGCGCGATCGCGGGCTCGGTGCTCGCGATCGGCGCGGGCCTCGGCCTCGGCGCAGGTGCCGCTACGCCTGCATTGGCGGCCGATGCACCACAGGCCGTGACGCGCGTCGCGATGCTCGTGCAGCTGCGCGGGCCGAACCTGAAGGTCGACGAACGCATCGTCCAGCATCTCGGCGAGCGCGGCTACGCGGTGCGCCTGATCGACGAGTCGTCGACGCCCGATGCGGCGCGCGATGCCGACCTGGTCGTGATTTCGTCGACGGTGTCGTCGAAGAACGTGCGACCCGGCTGGCGCACGCTCGACAAGCCGCTCGTGACCTGGGAAAACGACCTGCTCGACGATCTCGCGATGACGGGCAAGCGCCACGACGTCGACTTCGGCGAAACGGGCAAGGAGCGCTACCTGTGGCTCGTCAATGCACCGCACCCGATCGCGGCCGGGCTGCCGGCCGGCGCGACGAACGTGTACGGCAAGCAGGCGCCGATGAGCTGGGGCAAGCCGGGGCTCGGCGCGATCACGATCGCGACCGTGTATGGCCAGCCCGACAAGGCCGCGATCTTCGCGTACGAGAAGGGTGCGACGATGGACTACGAAGCGCTCGCGCCCGCGCGTCGCGTGATGTTCTTCCTCGACAACGACACGTTCGTGAACCTGTCGCCGGCCGGTGTCGCGCTGTTCGACGCGGCCGTCGACTGGGCGGCCGGGCGGCGCTGATCGGCAACGCCGGCGCTAGGCCGGCTGCCGTGCCGCCGCTTCGATCAGTTGCGCGAGCTTCTGCGCCGGCTCCGACATCGTGCGCCGCGCGCGATGCACGAGCCCGATGTCGCGGTGGAACGTGTGATGCCCGAGGTCGATCGCGCGTACGCCGGCCGGCCAGCGGCGATACACGGCGGTCTGCGGGACGATTGCGACGCCGACGCCGTTCTCGACCAGCTTGACGATCGCGTCGAGCTCGTCGAGCTCACACGTGTCACGCACCGCGATATGCATCTTCCTCAGGAAGCGGTCGACCTGGCGGCCGCCGAACGACGCGCGGTCGTAGCGCACGAACGGCTCGCGCGCGAGCAGCTCGGCCCAGTCCTTGCCCTTCACGCTGCGCGGCACGATCAGCCGGAACGGTTCCTGCACGAGGGTCGTCCAGTGCAGGTCGCTCTGCAGCGAAAACGGCGGCCGGATGATCGCGGCCATGTCGATTTCACCGGCGTCCACCCGGTTGACCAGCTCGATCGACAGCCCCGGGATCACGTGCGTCCGGCACGCGGGATCGCGGCGATGGAAATCGGCGAGCGCGGCCGGCAGCAGCGCGCTCTGCACCGACGCGATCGCGCCGATCGTCACGCGCACGGCGGCCGGCGAGCCGGGCGACGTCGAGCTCAGGTTCTCGTACAGGCCGATCAGCGCCTGCGCCTGGTCGAGCACGTGATGACCCATCTCGTTGAGCCGCGCCGAGCGGCCTTGCCGGTCGAACAGCGCGAAGCCGAGTTCCGCTTCGAGCCGCTGCATCTGCGCGCTCACGGCCGCCTGCGTGAGCCCGATACGGTTGCCGGCCGCGGCGAACGTGCCTTCCCGGGCGACGGCGACGAGGGTTTTCAGTTCGCGGATCATTCATCAATTTCGTTTGTGAATGACGCAACTATATATTGATTTAATTTCTGCTTGACCTTGACTACCATGGTGCCGTCCTCGCGCCACGCGAGCGTTCCATCACGAGGCCACCATGAGTCTTTCCCCGTTTCACCTGGCGATTCCCGTCTACGACCTGCCGGCCGCGCGCGATTTCTACGGCCGTGTGTTCGGGCTGGCAGAGGGGCGCTCGAGCGCGCAGTGGGTCGACTTCGACTTCTACGGGCACCAGCTCGTGATTCACGAGCATCCGAAGACCGCGTCGCAGGAAGGCGCGCATACGAACGCGGTGGACGGTCACGACGTGCCGGTGCCGCATTTCGGGATCGTGCTCGACTGGCCGAGCTGGGAAGCGCTGGCCGAGCGGCTGAAGTCGTTCGGCGTGACCTTCGTGATCGAGCCGTATGTGCGGTTCCAGGGGCAGGTCGGCGAACAGGCGACGATGTTCCTGTTCGATCCGTGCGGCAACGCGCTCGAGTTCAAGGCGTTCCGCGATATCGGCCAGTTGTTCGCGAAGTGACCGGCGGTGCGGTCAGCGCCGATTGACATTGGGTGCGAGAATGCGGCCTCCGGCCCGGTTGCGCGCCTGCGCACCGGCCGGCGCCGCGCCGCACGGCATCCGTCCGTGCGAGCCGTTCTCCAAGGAACCCGTATGGACAGTCACATCGCTCCGGTGGAGCTGAAGAAGGCCTACCGTCTCCTCAACCACGGCCCGACCGTGCTCGTGTCGGCCCGCCACGATGGCGTCGACAACGTGATGGCTGCCGCCTGGGCGTGCGCGCTGGATTTCCTGCCGCCGAAGCTGACGGTCGTGCTCGACAAGACCGCGAAGACGCGCGAGCTCGTCGAGCGCAGCGGCAGGTTCGTGATCCAGGTGCCGACGGCCGCGCAGCTGCGGCTCACGCATGCGGTCGGCAGCCACAGTCTCGCGGAGCGCCCCGACAAGCTGCGCGAAGCGGGTGTCACGCTGTTCGACGTCGAAGGCCACGACCTGCCGTTCGTCGCCGGCTGTTCCGGCTGGCTCGCGTGCAAGCTGGTTCCGGAGCCGCACAACCAGCAGACCTACGATCTGTTCATCGGCGAGGTGGTCGCGGCGTGGTCCGACACGCGCGTGTTCCGCGACGGCCACTGGTATTTCGAATCGGCCGATCCGGCGCTGCGCAGCCTGCACTACATCGCGGGCGGCAATTTCTATGCGATCGGCGAATCGCTGCACGTCGATCCGGACGCGAAGTAAGCACCAATCCGGGCGCGCGGTTCACGCGCGCTTGTTCAATTCCGTCAGCATGGCTTCGGCGAACGCCTGCGCGACGCGCGGCAGCGTGCGGCCGCGCTTCGTGACGAGCGCGATCGGCCGCTCGAACGCGGGGTCGTCGATCGGCTTTGCAACCAGCTCGGGCTCGGCGCGCACCTCGCGCGCGGTTGCCGGCAGGATCGTCACGCCGAGCCCGCCGCGCACCATCGCGACGGCCGTCATCATGTAGGTCGGCTCGCACGCGATGGCGGGCGTGCAGCCGGCCGCGTCCAGCGCGGCATCGACGACGCTGCGCACGCTCGTGCCCCGTGCGGTGAGCACGAGCGGCACGGCTGCGACGTCGGCGGTGGTCAAGCGGCGCTTGCGCGCGAGCGGATGATCCTTCGGGCACACGGCGACGAGCTGGTCGGCGCCCGCATACAGCACCTCCAGCGACGCATCGAAGGTATTGCCACCCGTCAAGCCGAGATCGGCTTCCTCGTTGCGCACGAGCGCCGTGACGAGGCTCGCGACGCCGTCGCGGATCTCGAAGCCCGCAAGCGGCACCTCGCGCCGGAACGACTGGATCAGCTCGGGCAGCACGCTGGACGCGAAGGTCGGCAGGCACGCGAGCCGCACCGTGCCGCTCGTGCCTTCGCCGAGCGCACGCGCGTCGCGCAGCACGCGCTCCATGTCGTCGAGCGAGCGTTGCAGCAGCGGCAGCAGCTCGCGCCCGGTCTGCGTGAGCGCGACGCTGCGGCTGTTGCGGTCAAACAGGCGCGCGCCGACGATCTCCTCGAGCCGGCGGATCTGCACGGTCAGCGCCGGCTGCGACAGATGCAGGCGTGCGGCCGCACGCGTGAAGTTGCCGGCCTGCGCGACGGTGACGAACGCGCGAATGTCGCGAAGATTCAGATCCATAACGGTTCGTGATTGCTGCGATCAAATCATTTCAATTGTGCTATCGCTGCGCCGACCTTACGCTCGTCTCCAACAAAAGACAAGGTAGGAGACACGGATGCTGCCGTTACTCGGGCTGGGCACGATCGTCGTGCTGCTGGCCGCGATTCTGTCGAAGCGGATGTCGCCGCTCGTTGCGCTGATCATCGTGCCGATCGCCGCGTCGCTGATCGGCGGCTTCGGGCTGCACACCAGCAAGTTCGTCATCGACGGGCTGAAGGGGCTCGCGCCCGTCGTCGGGATGTTCGTGTTCGCGATCCTCTATTTCGGGACGATCACCGACGCCGGCACGCTCGACCCGATCATCGACCGCATCCTGCGCGCGGTCGGCACGCGGCCCACGCGCATCGTGATGGGGACGACGCTGCTCGCGCTGCTGATTCACCTCGACGGCTCGGGCGCCGTCTGCTTCCTCGTGACGATTCCGGCCGTGCTGCCGCTGTACGACCGGCTGAAGATGGACCGGCGCGTGCTGGCCGCCGCGGTGTCGATGGCCGCGGGCATCAACTTCCTGCCGTGGACGGGGCCGATGATCCGCGCGTCGGCGTCGCTGCACCTGCCGGTCTCGGCGCTGTTCAATCCGCTGATCCCGGTGCAGGCGATCGGGCTCGTGTTCGTGTTCGGCGTCGCATACTGGCTCGGGCGGCGCGAGGAGAAGCGGCTCTGCCTGTCGCGCGACGATGCGTCGATCCCGCTGCCGAAGCGCGAGCTGACGCCCGACGAGCAGGCGCTGCGCCGGCCGCACCTGTTCTGGTTCAACCTGGTGCTGACGCTCGTCGTGCTCGGCACGATGGTCGTGATGGGCGAGAAGATCCCGCCCGCGATCATGTTCATGGTCGGCCTGTGCATCGCGCTGATGGTGAACTACCCGAACGTCGACATGCAGAGAAAGCGCATCGACGCGCATGCGCGCGCCGCGCTCATGATGGCCGGCATCCTGCTCGCGGCCGGCGTGTTCACGGGGATCATGCAGGGCAGCGGGATGCTGAAGGCGATGGCGCAGGCGGCGGTCGGCTTCGTGCCGCCGTCGATGGCCGGCCACGTCCCGGTGGTGCTCGGCCTCGCGTCGATGCCGCTCAGCATGCTGTTCGATCCCGATTCGTTCTATTTCGGCGTGCTGCCCGTGATCGCGGAAGTGGCCGGCCAGCTCGGCGTGCCGGCCGTGCAGGTCGGGCAGGCTGCGTTGCTCGGCCAGATGACGACCGGGTTCCCGGTCAGCCCGCTGACGCCCGCGACCTTCCTCGTCGTCGGCCTGTGCGGCATCGAGCTGGCCGAGCACCAGAAATTCACGTTCCCGCTGCTGTTCGGCGCCTCGATCGTGATGACGATCGCGTGCGTCGTGCTGGGCATCTTTTGATCTTTCCCGGCGGTGACCGCCGCCGGACGACGGTACGGACATGACAGCAAAGCAACCTGAACGGCGCGTGCGCATCGGCGCGGGCGCCGGCTACTCGGGCGACCGGATCGAGCCCGCGGTCGAACTGGCCGAACACGGGCAGCTCGACTATCTCGTCTTCGAATGCCTGGCCGAGCGCACGATCGCGATCGCGCAGCAGGCGCGGCGCCAGGACCCGGCACTCGGCTACGACCCGCTGCTCGACGCGCGGATGCAGGCGGTGCTGCCGGTCGCCGTGCCGAAGGGCGTGCGCATCGTGTCGAACATGGGTGCGGCGAATCCGCGTGCGGCCGCGCGGCGCACCGCGCAAATCGCGCAATCGCTGGGTTTCGCGAAGCTGAAGGTCGCGGCGGTCGAAGGCGACGACGTGCTCGACGTCGTGCTGCGCGGCGCATTCCGCTTCGAGGAATCGGGCGACGACGTCGCCGCGTATCGCGACCGCATCGTGTCCGCGAACGCGTACCTCGGCGCCGCGCCGATCGTCGATGCGCTCGCGGCCGGCGCGGACGTCGTGCTGACCGGGCGCGTCGCCGATCCGTCGCTGTTCGCCGCGCCGCTGATCCACGCGTTCGGCTGGCGGATGGACGACTGGGACACGCTTGGCGCCGCGACGGTCGTCGGCCACCTGCTCGAATGCGCGGGGCAGGTGACGGGCGGCTATTTCGCCGATCCCGGCTACAAGGATGTGCCGAACCTCGCGCGCCTCGGGTTTCCGATCGGCGAAGTCGCGGCCGACGGCACGGTCGTGATCACCAAGGTGCCGCACGCGGGCGGCCGCGTGAGCGCGGCGACCTGCAAGGAACAGCTGCTCTACGAGATTCACGACCCGGCGCGCTATCTGCAGCCCGATGTCGTCGCGGATTTCACGCAGGTCACCGTCGCCGAGGAGGCGACCGATCGCGTGCGCGTGACGGGCGGGCGCGGCACCGCGCGGCCCGATACGCTGAAGGTATCGGTGGCTTATGTCGACGGCTGGATCGGTGAAGGCCAGATGTCGTACGGCGGCCCGGGCGCGCTCGAACGCGCGCGTCTCGCGCTCGAGATCGTCCGCGAGCGGTTGGCATTGACCGGCGTCGCCGCGACCGAGTTGCGCTTCGACCTGATCGGTGCCGATGCGCTGTATGGCGACGCGACGCCGGCCGTGCGCGGCGAGCCGGCCGAGGTGCGCGTGCGGGTGGCCGGCCGTGCGGCGAGCGCCGCCGAAGCCGCGCGCATCGGCAACGAAGTCGAGACGCTCTATACGAACGGGCCGGCCGGCGGCGGCGGCGCGTTCAAGTCGACGCGCGAGGTGATCGCGGTGCAGTCGGTGCTGCTGCCGCGCGCGGCCGTGACGCCGTCGTTTTCATTCGTGGAGGCATGATGCAACTGCGTGAACTCGCGCATGCGCGCACCGGCGACAAGGGCAATACGCTGAACGTGTCGGTGATCTGCCACGATCCGCGTCATTACGATCACCTGCGCACGCATCTGGATGCCGACGCCGTGAAGGCGTGGCTCGCGGGCATCGTGCACGGCGACGTCGTGCGCTATGAACTGCCGGCGCTCGGCGCATTCAATTTCGTGCTGCGCGATGCGCTCGGCGGCGGCGTCACGCGCTCGCTCGCGCTCGACGCGCACGGCAAGTCGGTCAGTTCGGCGCTGCTGGCGATCGAGGTGCCCGCCCCGGCGTGACGGATGTCGCCGCCGGAGGCGGGCCAGCGCTTACGGAATCAGCAGTTCGCGCAGGCCGCTGGCGTGCTCGATGCGTTCGCCTGCGATGTGCAGGCGCTGATCGCGGCGATAGTCGTAGACCGCGCGCGACGCGGCGAGCTGGTCGAAATCGAGCTCGACCGCATGACGCGATTCGGTATTGCCGGCCTCGAAGATCAGGTTGCCGAACGGATCGGCCGCGAGGCTGCCGCCCGCGAACACGATGTCGTGCGCGCTGCCGCCGACGCGGTTGGCGACCACTGCGAACACCTGGTTCTCCATCGCCCGCGCTGTGGCCGATGTGCGGTGGACGGGGCGGTACGGCTCCATGTTGCCGTCGGTGATGAGGATCAGCTCGGCGCCGAGCGCGGCGAGCGCGCGGCCGGTTTCGGGGAATTCGTTGTCGTAGCAGATCAGCAGGCCGATCCGCACGCCGCGCCATTCGATCGTCGCGAAACGGTCGCCGGGCAGCACGACGCCGTGCTCGCTCACCCACAGATGCGTCTTGCGATAGCGCAGCGCGATGCCGTCCGGCGTGACGAAGACGGTCGTGTTGTAGAAGCGGCCGCCGTCGTTCTCGACCAGCCCGACCACGACCGCCACATCGCGTGCGCGTGCGGCTGCCATGACCGCGCCGACGCTCGGGCCGTCGAGCGGCTCGGCGCATTCCGCGAGATTCGACGGATCGAGGAAGCCGGTGAGTTGCGCTTCCGGAAACATCACGATGTCGGTGCCCGGTGCGCAGGTTGCGATCGCGTCGAGCGTGCGTTGCAGGTTGTAGGGCGTGTCGCCGTCGCGACCGGCGAGCTGGACGATATCGAGCTTCAGTTTCATGGCGATTTCGGTAGCAGGGGCCCGTCGCCGGTGGCGCCGGAAGGGTGGGTAAGGAGGCCCCAGTATGCGCCGAAGCGGCGGATTTCCCATCCCGCCGGCGCGTTAACCCTTCGGGGGTATTGATCTGTGACGCCGCCGGTGCCGGCGAGCACCGGCACGCGCGGCCCGCGATGCGTGTCAGGTGCAGGCTTGCGCGTTCAGGAACAGCGAGAACAGCTCCGATTGCGAGTTGATGGCGAGCTTCCCGTAGATGTTGCGGCGATGGACCTTGACCGTTTCGGCGGATATCGCCAGCTTGTTCGCGACTTCCTTGTTCGAGCGCCCGCTCAGGATCAGCCGGATCACGTCGAGTTCGCGCGCGGTGAGCGGCGTGCCGAGCCGCGCCATGGCGCGCTCGAAGCCGTCCTGCGCACGGGTGCCGGCCCGCGGCGGCACCGCGGCTTCGATGGCGGCCGGCTCGAACGCGAGCCGCTGCCGCATCAGCCCGGCCACCCATGGCCGGATCAGGTCGAGCAGCGCCACCTGCTCGGGGCTGAAGCGCCGCTTGCTGCCGAGCGACAGGCATAGCGTGCGTGCATCGTCGAGCACGACGTTGAACTGCACCTCGTCCTCGACGACGTTGTGCGTGAAATAGAGCGTGTAGTACTCGGTATCGCGGAAGCATTCGGGCGCGACGTCGGACAGCCGGAACAGGCCGCTCTTGGGCGCGTCGCGGTTCGCGATGTAGAACGGGTCGAGCTGGTACAGGCCCTGCACGTAGTCGCGGAACAGCGGGTCGGGGCCGCCGCCTTCGTACGGGCATTCGGCGAACACCTGCGGGCGGCCGTCGCCGAACGTCAGCGCGACCCAGCTGTCGACCGCGACGTATTCCTCGATCAGCCGGATCAGCGCCAGCCAGAAGCCCGGCTGGTCGAGCGACTCGATGAGCCGCCCGACCGAGCGGTGCCAGGCGACGTCCTGCAACGTGAGGTTCATGCGTGTTCCGGGTCGGGCGGGACCGGTCGGGACGCATCGCGCCGTCGCGCGATGCGCATCGACCGGATCCGGGAATGAAGAACGAGATCGTAACGCCGGACGACGCGAATGGCGAGGCCGCGCACTGCCTCCGTCTCCTGATAAGCTATCGCGATTCCGAGAGGGGGGTAGCCGTTGCCCCCAGTGCCTATACCAAGACCAAGACTCATAACGATATGACAACGATGCCTTTGACGGGCCAGTCGCTCGACACGCTGATGAACCGGCTCGAAGCCGATCTCGAAGAAAGCGACTCGAGCCGCGAGAGCGACCTTGCGGCAAGACTGCGGGCCCAGCCGTTGCGTGCCGATTCGCTCGACGCGATCGAGCGCCTGCACACGCTCTGGATGCACGCCGGCGATCCGGCCGCTGCACGCGCCGTGCTCGACGACGACGGCGCAGGCGTGCACGACGCGGCGCCGCCCGACGCGCGGCCCGACATCCGCATGCAACTCGCGCTGTACCGGTTGCAGATCGCCCGGCACCTGGGCGAGAACGACGCCGTCACCCACGCGATCGGCGAGATGCATGACGTCGTGCGCACGTCGCCGACGCTCGATGCCGATCGCTTCGTCCGCGCCCGCATTCTCGATACGCTGGAATACGACCACGCGGAGCACGCGCTCGACGCGATCGAACTGCGTCACGCATTGAATGGCGCGCTGGCCGACCGCGCCGCGTTTCGCGCCTGGGACGAAGCGAACCGGCAATGCCTGCGTGCGTGGGCCTTGCGGCGGCTTGGCCGGGACGACGACGCGCGGGCGGCGGCCGAGGCCGCGGTGGCGGCCATCGCATCGGCAGGTGCGGACCAGGACATCGACGCCGATGACTGGCTGCGGATCGGCCGGGCGATGATCGAGATTGCGCCGCTGCAGTTCGACACGATTCGCCGGGCCGTCGAGTCGCGCATCGCCGACTGGGCACTACCGCCGCGCCGCGAGGCCGAGGTGAGGCTGGCGCGGCTTGCCGCGCGGGCGGCACATGCGCAAGGCGATCTCGACGGCGCGCTCGCCCGGTGCGAGATGGCGAGTCACAGCCTCGAGTCGGACGGCGGCGACGACTTCATCGAATACGAACTGCCGTGGCTGCTCGAGGCGGGCCGCTTCGACGACGCGGGGCGCCGCGCGTTCTTCCACGTGTACCAGATCGAAAGCAGCATGCTCGACCGGGTGGGGCAGATCATCCACGCACGCCTCGCCGAGCCGACCGACACATCGGTCTGGTGGCCGCTGTGTGCGATGCGCGCAGCCGGTTTCGCGCCGACGCTCGAACGGCTCGTCGAACTCGGCGCGGAACAGCCCGACGCGCTGGCCGCGCGTTCGCCGACCCACGGCGAGATCTTTGCCGCGCTCGGCTCGCTCGAGGGCGACGCGTTGCGCTACGCGATCGCCGACGCCGCGCGCGAGGTCGCGCTGCGGCGCGCGCCCGGCCATCCGTGGATCGCGCGGCTCGCGGCGGTCTACGACGGCGAAACCGGCCGCATCGATGCGACGACCCAGGCCGCGCGCCTGTTCGCG is from Burkholderia sp. HI2500 and encodes:
- a CDS encoding TonB-dependent siderophore receptor, whose translation is MVSIRLTYRRRPAPARHLPRASRPAASAASAASAAPGRLARRLAGAVLVSALLPLPALADTDTDAAPAVQRAARRAFDIPAGPLEAALNRFGRDAGILLAFPAELTAGLTSGGVQGRFDVDGALDRLLAGTGLVALRQSGGGYTLKRADGSVARPAAAGVAAGAELPAINVRTRALRAESYRAPKEAGVLRSEIPLLDTAQAVNIVPAQVLRDQRPRNLDDALGNVSGITQGNTLAGTQDTIMKRGFGGNRDGSVMQNGMPLVQGRAFNAAVDSVEVLKGPTSLLYGLMDPGGVVNVVTKQPQLKRYNAISLGASTFGHGKNGGSATFDSTGPVGDSRLAYRLIVDQSNEQYWRNFGEYRQTFVAPSLAWYGRDTQVAVSYQYRKFHSPFDRGTALDPRTNAPLDIPARRRIDEPFNNMDGESHLAQVSVDHQFNADWSAHFGYSYNRETYDANQLRTTGVDPVKGTMTRSNDATHGSLSTDSYGIGYVNGKLMLGGMRHDVQVGFDTEYRRIYRKDMLRQAVKTPFSYLNPVYGLLPPSSTVSASDSDQTDTLHDASAFVQDTIHLTDKWIVSGGLRYITYNQVAGRGRPFVANTDLSGSKWLPRAGVVYKWTDTFSLYGSYSQSLKPSSSIAPMTGYIIDGATPPEEATAWEVGGKLDLPGGMTGTLALFNIDKKNVLVSQYNDATKLTDWRTSGKARSRGIELDVSGKIGERVNVIASYAYIDAKTTEDPLYAGNQLWNVARHTASLAAVYDFGTVAGGDDLRIGADMRYVGARPGDSANSFTLPSYVLADAFATYDTRIGKQKLSFQLNVKNLFNRTYYPSSANRYFVAIGDARQVSLLTTLQF
- a CDS encoding LysR family transcriptional regulator, which encodes MIRELKTLVAVAREGTFAAAGNRIGLTQAAVSAQMQRLEAELGFALFDRQGRSARLNEMGHHVLDQAQALIGLYENLSSTSPGSPAAVRVTIGAIASVQSALLPAALADFHRRDPACRTHVIPGLSIELVNRVDAGEIDMAAIIRPPFSLQSDLHWTTLVQEPFRLIVPRSVKGKDWAELLAREPFVRYDRASFGGRQVDRFLRKMHIAVRDTCELDELDAIVKLVENGVGVAIVPQTAVYRRWPAGVRAIDLGHHTFHRDIGLVHRARRTMSEPAQKLAQLIEAAARQPA
- a CDS encoding VOC family protein, which translates into the protein MSLSPFHLAIPVYDLPAARDFYGRVFGLAEGRSSAQWVDFDFYGHQLVIHEHPKTASQEGAHTNAVDGHDVPVPHFGIVLDWPSWEALAERLKSFGVTFVIEPYVRFQGQVGEQATMFLFDPCGNALEFKAFRDIGQLFAK
- a CDS encoding flavin reductase family protein; the protein is MDSHIAPVELKKAYRLLNHGPTVLVSARHDGVDNVMAAAWACALDFLPPKLTVVLDKTAKTRELVERSGRFVIQVPTAAQLRLTHAVGSHSLAERPDKLREAGVTLFDVEGHDLPFVAGCSGWLACKLVPEPHNQQTYDLFIGEVVAAWSDTRVFRDGHWYFESADPALRSLHYIAGGNFYAIGESLHVDPDAK
- a CDS encoding LysR family transcriptional regulator; the encoded protein is MDLNLRDIRAFVTVAQAGNFTRAAARLHLSQPALTVQIRRLEEIVGARLFDRNSRSVALTQTGRELLPLLQRSLDDMERVLRDARALGEGTSGTVRLACLPTFASSVLPELIQSFRREVPLAGFEIRDGVASLVTALVRNEEADLGLTGGNTFDASLEVLYAGADQLVAVCPKDHPLARKRRLTTADVAAVPLVLTARGTSVRSVVDAALDAAGCTPAIACEPTYMMTAVAMVRGGLGVTILPATAREVRAEPELVAKPIDDPAFERPIALVTKRGRTLPRVAQAFAEAMLTELNKRA
- a CDS encoding CitMHS family transporter — its product is MLPLLGLGTIVVLLAAILSKRMSPLVALIIVPIAASLIGGFGLHTSKFVIDGLKGLAPVVGMFVFAILYFGTITDAGTLDPIIDRILRAVGTRPTRIVMGTTLLALLIHLDGSGAVCFLVTIPAVLPLYDRLKMDRRVLAAAVSMAAGINFLPWTGPMIRASASLHLPVSALFNPLIPVQAIGLVFVFGVAYWLGRREEKRLCLSRDDASIPLPKRELTPDEQALRRPHLFWFNLVLTLVVLGTMVVMGEKIPPAIMFMVGLCIALMVNYPNVDMQRKRIDAHARAALMMAGILLAAGVFTGIMQGSGMLKAMAQAAVGFVPPSMAGHVPVVLGLASMPLSMLFDPDSFYFGVLPVIAEVAGQLGVPAVQVGQAALLGQMTTGFPVSPLTPATFLVVGLCGIELAEHQKFTFPLLFGASIVMTIACVVLGIF
- a CDS encoding acyclic terpene utilization AtuA family protein; this encodes MTAKQPERRVRIGAGAGYSGDRIEPAVELAEHGQLDYLVFECLAERTIAIAQQARRQDPALGYDPLLDARMQAVLPVAVPKGVRIVSNMGAANPRAAARRTAQIAQSLGFAKLKVAAVEGDDVLDVVLRGAFRFEESGDDVAAYRDRIVSANAYLGAAPIVDALAAGADVVLTGRVADPSLFAAPLIHAFGWRMDDWDTLGAATVVGHLLECAGQVTGGYFADPGYKDVPNLARLGFPIGEVAADGTVVITKVPHAGGRVSAATCKEQLLYEIHDPARYLQPDVVADFTQVTVAEEATDRVRVTGGRGTARPDTLKVSVAYVDGWIGEGQMSYGGPGALERARLALEIVRERLALTGVAATELRFDLIGADALYGDATPAVRGEPAEVRVRVAGRAASAAEAARIGNEVETLYTNGPAGGGGAFKSTREVIAVQSVLLPRAAVTPSFSFVEA